The DNA region AAATCTTTAATTTTGAAATCGTACCGGGCTTCAAAGGAAGTATCAATTCCTGAGGTGCCATTTTTGACAGATGAACTGGCATTCATTTCTCTGTCGCTAGTGTTTATGCTTTTCATTTGCAGTTCTTTCAGTTCAGTCATCAAATGCTTGTTTAgttctttctgtttttcaatttcGCTCTGAGATACTGTAAGCGCCTTATGCGAGTTTCTAAGTGAGGCGTAAGATTTTTTGTAAGAATCTTCGAGCTCCTTGGTTTTGACAGTATACAATCTCAATTCTTCGGAGAGTTTGCTAATCTTTTCCTCGTCATTTTTCTTGCTTGCTATTAGTTCCTTGACTTGCTTCTGAAGATCTTCTGTTAGATTACCATCATTTGCACCTGGCAACTGATGAGGTAAACCCGAGTCATAGACTAGGTGACCAAGAATATGTTCTCTTGAAGCATCTTTCCATGATTTGAGAAGTTTGTCAATATTTTCTGAAAGTTGACTGGCTTGTTTATAATAACTTTTCCTTTCATCAGCAAATGATTCCAAGGCATCGGAAGTTATATCATCTCTGATTCCAACGATGTCACACAAGTACCTTGACTTTTGCTCAGCGCACTTGATCCGAGTTTCCAGTTTTGTTATTTTATTTGATATAGCTGTCTCACCTTTCAAATGTGATTTCAGCACCCTAATACTCCTCTCCTGTTCTTGAACCAAAAGATTGAGTCTGTCCAAATTTTGCAAACGTTCCTCAAATAGACAGTcataatttttcaccttgGAAAGCAGTGCCGTGTTCTTCGCTGTCAGCTGTATAACTTGATTTTGCAACTCAATACGCTGACTATCACTAAAGTTTCTCGCTGGGACCGCATGAGaaagctctttttcattGAATGTATCTTGTACTGGTTCTGTTCGCccagctgctgcaccaGCGATCTGTGACCTAAGTGCTTCATTCTCTTTGATAAGTTCCTGACGTTGGGATTCTAGACTGTTGAGCTGAAGATTTGCCTTTTCAACCTTCTCAGCCATTTCCCTTTTAAGTGAATGTAGCATGTTGGTGAAGTCTTCCACAGTTGTTGAATCCAAACACAAGCCGTTCCTAATGGATGGTTCAAGAGAATCTTGTCCCACATATTCTTGCTTACTCAACTCAGATGAAACTTTGGCTCTATGAGTTTTCTCAACGCTCTGATGAGCGTCTGTAGCAGGCTTTGCTACAAACCCCTCTGCAGTACTTAGGATTTGCCCTTGCACATCGTGAGTGGCATCAAGATCTGGCTCGTTCTTTTCTGGCGCATTGAACTCCTTTCCATAGGCTCTCACATAATCGTGTGGAGTGTAAGTTTTTTCTGATTTATTTGATTCCGATCCAGAATCGAGAAGTGTGAGAGCTAGATTCTTGTTGTCACAATCTGATTTGAGTTTCGATAAACTCATATTTTCACCTTGGGGGAGGGTAGGATTAGATACCGTATATTCATCAACCGGGTCATCGGATACTTCCTTGATgtcatcatcgtcactCACTTTTTCATAAACAGCATATTGACTTATCCTACTAGACCCTCTCGTGATACCAACAGGTTCATTGATATTGTCAATAGATATTCCAGATGGTGTCCTAAGCCCATGCGATGATTTAACTGTAAGCTGCTTGTTCAGACTAGATGTAAACTTCAAAAAGTGtggaagaagctgaaggtCCAATTCGTATATGATTGAGTTTGGGTATTCAAACTGGGAATCTTGAATGAGTTTGTTTGTAGTCTCAGATACATGAGTGAAATCGTTGTCCAATTGATCACCGCCCATTACCAGCAACTTTTCATGAACCGGATCGACGGTGATCGTATGACCACACCTTTGAGTGGGCGAACAAAAGAGATCAGATTCCAACTGAAAGCAAGTTAAGGTATTCAGGTCGATAATATAGAGCCCATCACAGGTTTCACCGCCAACTGTCTTACCTCCAAAAATGAATAGCAAATTCTGGTATATTGCTGCCGCGTGTCCCTGCAGTGGAGGTGGTATAACGGAGCCTTTTAACTTGCAAAGCTCCCATTTGTTTGTAAGAGAGTCGAAAACCAAAAGATGATTGTAAATGCTGATCCCATCTGTTCCACCATACACATATAACTTGTTGTTATATGCGGTCATAGTGTGGTTGGAGATCATTGGAGGGACGACATCCCCGTCTTTAATAGTGATTTTCTCCCATTGGGTCTTAGGGTCCCTAAAGTTCGAAAGATCAAATCTCCACATATCATTGAAATAATCGTTCTCTACTTGCCCTCCAAAAACATAAAGGTAGCTCGACCATTTTGATGGACTGGCatcgttttcaaaattgaGAACACCAATTTGATGCCCATATCTTCCACACGGTTTTGAGCCGTCAGGAGAAGTAATAGTCCATTTGAGCGACGTaatattgaaaaaataaagtttGTTGTCAAGCTCTTGAGTCGTATTTGTAACCGTATCTCCCGCAAATACAATAAATGCATTTCCTATCAAAATTGAAGAATGCCCAATTCTTGGAGATGGaattttctcaaaattcTCTATTGGAGATGCAATATATGGATAATCGTCCAGTTTATCAGAGCTATTCTTCACAGGCTCCACAATCCACATATCCCCAAACACGTTTTTACCACAAAGTCCCCCCATCAAATAAAGTGCCCCGGCTTCTGAGGTAATAGATGAAGCAGCGTGACTAAATCTGGGGAAGGGGGAATTATAgagcactttttttttccagggGCTGTTAGGGGCTACCGCAGATCGTGCATGCTGTTGAACCTCGCCAGTATATCTACTGGTATCTattttctgaaaaacttTTGTTTCGGCTGGACTCCAAAGTTGTGTGAATGTTGAGTTTCCTTTCATCTGATTATCTTCCAATCTCATAGGATTCGAGAATGCTTGGCGTTGGTGTTTTGAGTCTGACTGGTACGGAAAGTTTTCAGATTGATCTGTAGGACGCGTATGTGGCGGCAAAGATCCAAAGGACGCAAGTTGATTCTTTTGTTCTTTGACTGTAGTGATATGGGATTTTACATACTGCCCCGATCctgaatttgttgatttGCCCTGGAGAGCATGCGTAACCTTTTCACTATAGTTTGAGGGGACCCGACTACTCTGTGTACTTTGAAGAGTTTCGTTTGGAGGGGAAGTTTCATCGGATGAAGTTCTTGAAGATTTACTTTTAAGTTTGAAAAACGGTGCCATTAGATATGATAATTCAACCTTACCTGTTTAATATCCAGTACATTCAGCCAAAGTTATGTTTCCTTTAATGATGATTTTGGATTAGGACTGATACTTAATACTTGGAGAAAAGATGAAACAGCACgattattttttaaatttCCTTCCCCTGAAAATAGAATCCACAAATATTCGTTTGGCTCCAAAgggaagaaaaaaaaaacacacaAATTTGAGCTGTCAGCTTTTTCGAAAGCCGCCTTCAAAGTGTCCGGCTTGTACCTCAAATATTGTCATCGATTGTTCTAATTTCATAATGCTGATTGAATTGCTTGCTGTAGCAGGCTCGGTTGTGGGTTTTGTGGCGGTCACGCTCTCCATTGCGTCCGGTCTTTATTATTTGTCTGAGTTGGTAGAGGAAAACACCGAATTGACCAAAAGGCTTTTAGGTAGACTCATAAAGAGCACTGCAGCATATTTGACTCTTCTTTGGTTCTTTGATGACTTTCCCCTCAAATTGACTATATTCTCACTATTTTCATATTTCATTTATTATcagaatttgaagaaatttCCAAATATCGACCTGACAGGATCAATCTTCCTTGCTACATGTATACTGGCGCTTTTAAATCACTTCCTATGGTTCAAGCATTTCAACAATCCTTATGTCCCCACGATTGACGAAAGACTCAATCCCGACTTCAAATTGCCCCACTATCCATCATTTACAGAAATTGCATCCTTTTTTGGATTATGCATATGGTTAATACCCTTTGGATTTTTTATCTCATTGAGCGCAAATGAAAACACGTTGCCTATGAGCCTCTCCGAAGTGGAACCATTGCAATCGCAGAACAATGGAGAAAATGTTAAAAGATCAATCACTTTAATCAAGTATTTGCTCCAAATATTGACAGGTAAGGCAAAGCAACTTTTGAATGCTTTTAGCTTGAGAACATCCGGGGGAAACAGCTCTTCGCGTAACCCTAACGAGCTCTACATATGAAATGTATATAAAAATCAAGAGCAGTGTCTTGTAGTATTATAATGAAATGAGCTATTCAAAGCGCTCCGCTTGAATTAAAGCTGAGTCTACAGGTCATAAAACATATCCAGTCAAAAGTTTTGCTTGCTTAAATTTGAAAGGAACTTGTCATCGTCAACCGTACT from Ogataea parapolymorpha DL-1 chromosome V, whole genome shotgun sequence includes:
- a CDS encoding Integral membrane protein of the early Golgi apparatus and endoplasmic reticulum, which encodes MLIELLAVAGSVVGFVAVTLSIASGLYYLSELVEENTELTKRLLGRLIKSTAAYLTLLWFFDDFPLKLTIFSLFSYFIYYQNLKKFPNIDLTGSIFLATCILALLNHFLWFKHFNNPYVPTIDERLNPDFKLPHYPSFTEIASFFGLCIWLIPFGFFISLSANENTLPMSLSEVEPLQSQNNGENVKRSITLIKYLLQILTGKAKQLLNAFSLRTSGGNSSSRNPNELYI